Proteins found in one Paenibacillus wynnii genomic segment:
- a CDS encoding bifunctional nitrate reductase/sulfite reductase flavoprotein subunit alpha, translating into MTTKKVKSVCPYCGVGCGIVLEVSDNRVVKVTGDKEHPANFGRLCTKGSSCAEAITESGRMEYAYRRNARGQKPKKVGMDETISETAQRLRAILDKHGPDALSFYVSGQMSLEAQYLINKLAKGYVRTNNIESNSRLCMASAGTGYKLSLGSDGPPGSYQDIEQTNLFFVIGANMADCHPILFLRVMDRLKAGAKMIVVDPRRNTTADKASLYLQIKPGTDLALLNGILHLLVKNGHTDLDFIAEFTSGWENMDALLEDYTPDKVAEITGLAESDIRQAALWIGESPEWMSCWTMGLNQSTHGTWHTNAICNLHLATGKICRPGSGPFSLTGQPNAMGGREMGYMGPGLPGQRSVLVEADRRFIEDLWSVPQGTLQTEVGSGTISMFESMQAGDIKACWIICTNPVATVPNRKNVIAGLQKAELVITQDAFFETETNSYADIMLPGALWSESDGVMINSERNLTLAQKAVEPPGEILPDWQIIARVACEMGFSSGFTYASSAEVYLEIQQAWNPKSGYDIRGASYERLREAPIQWPCAPGSPNQNPIRYLNNGISQTLRVDVDGSSPRIVFPTESGKGMFWARPYLPPHEMPDNEYPLVLNTGRLQHQWHTMTKTGKIPKLNKLNPGPFIEIHTEDAAALGILNQDPVEIRSRRGLAILPAVVTDRVRPGNCFAPFHWNDVFGNHLAINEVTSDAVDPISFQPEFKFCSVSIVRAGDQKVVVPIAAVEATIKQKEAVHMAQMDTLASILGIESYPPLTLNDHEKIYVSGLITSLRTKESLQSPGIPVLPPTAPLEPAKRIWLDGLLAGLFSRTYLPEPVASEMTTVSKQIKKATKTPVTIVWASQTGNAEDAAQDCAHKLQAAGHDTQLVNMNDYPLTDLSQERFVLFVTSTFGAGDPPDNGEYFWRSLNTDHAPTLSNLHYAVLAFGDSNFDQFCGFGRNLDTRLEQLGAQRFYDCVDCDTDFQEQVESWIISIETALDESASHPVAVKALDPIKSTADVESSKKNGYDRDHPLHTQILTNRLLSRDHSEKETRHYVFNLKDTDLQFEPGDALGVWPSNCPELIDELLTAIQLQPSVTVTLKEHGEMPLNEAMLRHLDITRITPAMLQFIQEHSNSSLLGELLKKENKNQLQKWLWGRQLIDLLQEFPVSACAQDFITMLKPMQPRLYSISSSPKANPGEVHVTVSTVRYEYNGKIRKGVCSTFLADQAMHHTEIPIFIQKSAHFRPPTNPDAPMIMVGPGTGVGPFRGFLQERQAISAKGRNWLIFGEQREDSDFYFKEELDAIQKDGYLHRLDTAFSRDQDEKIYVQHRMLEHGAELWSWLAEGAHFYVCGDANRMAKEVDSALKKVIQVHGRMNADEAEGYVREMSQSKRYSRDVY; encoded by the coding sequence ATGACAACAAAAAAAGTAAAAAGTGTCTGCCCCTATTGTGGTGTTGGCTGCGGGATTGTGCTCGAAGTGTCCGATAATCGCGTAGTTAAAGTCACCGGGGATAAAGAGCATCCTGCCAATTTCGGAAGACTATGTACTAAAGGAAGCAGCTGCGCTGAAGCTATCACGGAATCAGGGCGAATGGAATATGCATACAGACGCAACGCTCGCGGACAGAAGCCCAAAAAAGTCGGGATGGATGAAACCATCTCCGAAACTGCACAAAGACTGCGGGCCATTCTAGATAAGCACGGCCCGGATGCACTGTCTTTTTATGTATCCGGTCAGATGTCTCTCGAAGCACAATATCTGATTAACAAGCTGGCCAAGGGCTACGTCCGCACCAACAACATCGAATCTAATTCACGGTTATGCATGGCGAGTGCGGGCACCGGATACAAGCTTTCTCTTGGGTCCGATGGCCCTCCGGGTTCCTATCAGGATATTGAACAGACGAATTTGTTTTTTGTTATCGGGGCAAATATGGCTGACTGTCATCCCATCCTGTTCCTTCGGGTTATGGATCGGCTTAAAGCCGGTGCAAAGATGATCGTGGTGGACCCTCGCCGCAATACTACCGCAGATAAAGCCTCACTTTATTTGCAGATTAAGCCAGGGACAGATCTAGCCCTGCTGAATGGCATCTTGCATTTATTAGTTAAGAACGGTCATACTGACCTGGATTTTATTGCCGAATTCACTTCAGGTTGGGAGAACATGGATGCCTTGCTGGAGGATTACACTCCAGACAAGGTGGCTGAAATCACCGGACTTGCTGAGTCCGATATTCGCCAAGCAGCCCTATGGATCGGCGAGTCGCCAGAATGGATGTCCTGCTGGACGATGGGTCTGAACCAAAGCACTCACGGCACTTGGCATACCAATGCCATCTGCAACTTACATTTGGCTACAGGAAAGATTTGCCGCCCAGGCAGCGGTCCTTTCTCACTCACAGGTCAACCCAATGCCATGGGGGGCAGAGAAATGGGTTATATGGGGCCCGGCTTACCCGGACAACGTTCCGTATTAGTTGAAGCGGATCGTAGATTTATTGAGGATCTATGGAGCGTACCTCAAGGCACTCTCCAGACTGAAGTGGGAAGCGGCACTATATCCATGTTCGAGAGTATGCAAGCCGGAGATATCAAAGCTTGTTGGATTATTTGTACGAACCCTGTTGCCACCGTTCCCAATCGTAAAAACGTCATCGCAGGTTTACAAAAAGCTGAACTGGTCATTACGCAGGACGCATTCTTCGAAACCGAAACGAACTCGTATGCAGATATTATGCTGCCGGGAGCCTTATGGTCTGAAAGTGATGGAGTTATGATTAACTCCGAACGAAATCTTACCTTAGCGCAGAAAGCAGTCGAGCCGCCTGGAGAAATCTTGCCTGACTGGCAGATTATCGCCCGAGTTGCCTGCGAGATGGGCTTCTCCTCCGGCTTTACCTACGCCTCCTCGGCTGAAGTCTATCTGGAAATCCAGCAGGCTTGGAATCCTAAAAGCGGCTATGACATCCGGGGTGCTTCCTACGAACGATTGCGTGAAGCGCCTATCCAATGGCCTTGCGCTCCTGGTAGTCCTAATCAAAATCCAATCCGTTATTTGAATAACGGAATCAGTCAAACCCTTAGAGTAGATGTAGACGGCAGTAGCCCGCGGATTGTTTTCCCCACAGAAAGTGGAAAGGGAATGTTCTGGGCACGCCCCTATTTACCTCCTCATGAAATGCCGGACAACGAATATCCTTTGGTGCTCAACACAGGTCGCTTACAGCATCAATGGCACACCATGACCAAGACAGGAAAGATTCCAAAGCTTAATAAGTTGAATCCGGGCCCTTTCATTGAGATTCATACGGAAGATGCAGCAGCGCTTGGCATACTGAACCAAGATCCTGTGGAGATTAGATCTCGGCGAGGTCTGGCCATCCTGCCGGCGGTTGTCACCGACCGAGTACGCCCCGGAAATTGCTTTGCACCCTTCCATTGGAATGATGTATTTGGTAACCATCTGGCGATAAATGAAGTTACGAGCGATGCGGTCGATCCGATATCCTTTCAGCCCGAATTCAAATTCTGCTCCGTCTCTATTGTCAGAGCTGGCGATCAAAAAGTTGTAGTCCCTATTGCAGCTGTTGAAGCTACTATCAAACAAAAGGAGGCCGTGCATATGGCGCAAATGGATACGCTTGCCAGCATACTTGGAATTGAATCCTATCCCCCACTGACTTTAAATGATCATGAAAAAATATACGTTTCCGGACTCATAACCAGTCTGCGCACCAAGGAATCGCTGCAATCACCCGGCATTCCGGTCCTGCCTCCTACCGCACCCCTTGAACCCGCCAAGCGAATTTGGCTGGATGGCCTGTTAGCAGGATTATTTTCCCGCACTTATCTTCCTGAACCTGTTGCATCGGAAATGACCACTGTGTCTAAGCAAATAAAGAAAGCAACAAAAACACCAGTCACCATTGTTTGGGCCTCACAAACCGGCAATGCGGAAGATGCCGCCCAAGACTGTGCCCATAAACTGCAGGCAGCAGGGCATGATACCCAACTAGTAAATATGAATGACTATCCACTAACTGACCTTTCTCAAGAACGCTTTGTTCTATTCGTGACGAGCACATTTGGCGCTGGGGATCCTCCAGATAACGGTGAATACTTTTGGCGCTCTTTAAATACAGATCATGCCCCCACTTTGTCAAATCTGCATTATGCCGTACTCGCCTTCGGTGATTCCAACTTTGATCAATTTTGCGGGTTTGGCCGAAATCTGGATACACGTCTGGAACAGCTTGGTGCACAGCGGTTCTATGATTGTGTCGATTGCGATACGGATTTCCAGGAGCAGGTGGAATCGTGGATTATTTCCATTGAAACGGCATTAGACGAGTCCGCAAGCCATCCGGTGGCGGTGAAAGCACTCGATCCTATAAAGTCCACAGCAGACGTTGAATCTTCAAAAAAAAACGGTTATGACCGTGATCATCCGCTCCACACACAAATCCTGACCAACCGACTTCTTAGCAGAGACCATTCGGAGAAAGAAACACGCCATTATGTATTTAATCTCAAGGACACCGATTTACAATTTGAACCCGGTGATGCACTGGGGGTCTGGCCGTCCAACTGCCCGGAGCTCATTGATGAGCTTTTAACTGCCATCCAATTACAGCCTTCCGTTACGGTTACGCTAAAAGAGCATGGAGAAATGCCTTTAAATGAGGCGATGCTCCGGCATTTAGACATTACCCGTATAACACCGGCGATGCTCCAGTTCATTCAAGAACATTCAAACAGCAGTTTGTTAGGTGAACTTCTCAAGAAAGAAAATAAAAACCAGCTGCAGAAATGGCTGTGGGGACGGCAATTAATTGATTTACTTCAAGAGTTCCCTGTATCGGCCTGTGCACAGGACTTTATAACCATGCTGAAGCCTATGCAGCCCCGACTATATTCTATTTCATCGAGTCCCAAGGCGAATCCGGGTGAGGTTCACGTAACCGTGTCGACTGTGCGCTATGAATACAACGGTAAAATACGGAAGGGTGTATGCTCCACATTTCTTGCAGATCAAGCGATGCATCATACCGAAATTCCTATCTTTATTCAGAAATCCGCTCATTTCCGCCCGCCGACAAATCCGGATGCACCGATGATTATGGTCGGGCCGGGCACCGGAGTGGGTCCATTCCGAGGTTTCTTGCAAGAACGCCAAGCCATAAGTGCCAAGGGCCGGAACTGGTTAATATTCGGAGAGCAGCGGGAGGATAGCGATTTCTACTTCAAGGAGGAGCTAGACGCCATACAGAAGGACGGCTATCTTCATCGCCTAGACACAGCCTTTTCACGGGATCAGGACGAGAAAATCTATGTTCAGCACCGCATGCTTGAGCATGGAGCTGAACTGTGGTCATGGCTCGCAGAAGGTGCCCACTTCTATGTATGTGGAGATGCCAACAGAATGGCCAAAGAGGTCGATAGCGCACTTAAAAAGGTTATTCAAGTGCATGGCCGAATGAATGCGGATGAGGCCGAAGGGTACGTTAGAGAGATGTCTCAATCGAAGAGATATTCACGGGATGTCTATTAA
- a CDS encoding nitrate/nitrite transporter produces MEAKSFRKAGHSPSLLSAFLYFDVSFMIWVLCGSLSLFITKDFGLSDTQKATMVAIPILGGSVFRIPMGILADRIGAKKAGLIGMILTILPLLWGWLGGTSLLQIQSIGFLLGFAGASFAVSLSLASRWYPPQYQGLAMGIAGAGNSGTALATFFGPQLAEAYGWHNVFGLAIIPLVIVLIIYAVLAKDAPNAPAPKTMKDYLSVFKFAETWWFSIFYAITFGGFVGFASYFSIFFYDVYGDNVNPGGITKVQVGYLVTITVIAGSFFRPVGGWIADKIGGMRFLGILYSVITVSAFAIATMPSSFLVMLLYTSVMMACLGMGNGSVFQIVPQRFSKEIGVVTGIVGAAGGLGGYLLPKYILGPLKESTGSHVTGFLVVGSIVLVTTLIFIAVTRSWKKSWASTESGINF; encoded by the coding sequence ATGGAAGCAAAAAGTTTTCGTAAAGCAGGTCACTCTCCAAGTTTGTTGTCAGCCTTTCTGTATTTTGATGTAAGTTTTATGATTTGGGTGCTTTGTGGGTCCTTATCTCTTTTTATCACTAAGGACTTTGGTTTGTCAGATACTCAGAAAGCAACAATGGTTGCCATTCCAATTCTTGGCGGATCCGTATTCCGGATACCGATGGGAATCTTAGCAGATCGTATCGGTGCTAAAAAGGCAGGACTTATTGGGATGATTCTTACCATTCTCCCTCTGCTCTGGGGCTGGTTAGGCGGAACGAGCTTGCTCCAAATTCAATCCATTGGATTTTTGCTTGGTTTTGCCGGTGCAAGCTTTGCCGTCTCCCTTTCCTTGGCCAGCCGCTGGTACCCTCCTCAATATCAAGGTCTGGCAATGGGGATTGCCGGAGCAGGAAACAGCGGTACTGCGCTTGCTACCTTTTTCGGACCTCAATTAGCAGAGGCTTATGGATGGCACAATGTGTTTGGGCTCGCGATTATTCCTTTGGTCATCGTACTTATCATCTATGCCGTTCTTGCCAAGGATGCTCCTAATGCTCCTGCTCCTAAAACAATGAAGGACTACCTCAGTGTATTCAAATTTGCAGAAACCTGGTGGTTCTCCATTTTCTACGCAATTACCTTCGGCGGTTTTGTCGGGTTTGCCAGCTACTTCAGCATTTTCTTCTATGATGTGTACGGAGACAACGTAAACCCTGGGGGTATTACCAAGGTACAGGTAGGTTACTTGGTGACCATAACAGTCATCGCGGGCAGCTTCTTTAGACCTGTAGGCGGTTGGATTGCAGATAAGATCGGTGGTATGCGCTTCTTGGGCATTTTGTACAGTGTGATTACAGTATCTGCGTTTGCGATCGCTACGATGCCAAGTTCGTTCCTAGTTATGCTCCTCTATACAAGTGTTATGATGGCTTGCCTCGGAATGGGCAACGGATCTGTGTTCCAAATTGTTCCTCAACGTTTTTCTAAGGAAATCGGCGTTGTAACTGGGATTGTGGGAGCTGCTGGTGGTTTGGGAGGATATCTGCTGCCGAAATATATACTGGGTCCTTTAAAAGAATCAACAGGCTCACATGTAACTGGGTTTCTAGTTGTGGGTAGCATTGTTCTAGTAACTACCCTTATCTTCATTGCGGTTACTCGCTCATGGAAAAAGTCGTGGGCCTCCACGGAATCGGGAATTAACTTCTGA
- a CDS encoding VOC family protein, with protein MSGTTTTLHQDVEIGLVQIRVSQLEHSLDFYQNVVGLKVLRQKSREVEMTADGQNVLLILREIEHAKVLRRNSVAGLYHFAILVPDRPSLGLVLRNLISSGIHVGQGDHLVSEALYIQDPDNNGIEIYRDRPRDSWRHDAEGHVVMSTDPVDVDGLLAASEDLTWSGLPEGTVIGHVHFHVGDLGKAKGFYVDLLGFELTAYYGDAAMFISAGGYHHHIGLNIWAGQGAPAAPEDAAGIDYFTLLLPSEEERAVVVERVRKAGYTVDEVDGAPALRDPWNIGIKLVVKHSL; from the coding sequence ATGAGTGGAACAACTACAACGCTGCACCAGGATGTCGAGATTGGCCTAGTACAGATTAGAGTAAGTCAATTGGAGCATTCACTGGATTTTTACCAAAATGTCGTAGGGCTGAAGGTTTTGCGGCAGAAGAGTCGGGAGGTCGAGATGACTGCGGATGGACAGAATGTTCTATTGATTCTGCGGGAGATTGAGCATGCGAAGGTGCTGCGCCGGAATTCGGTAGCCGGATTATATCACTTTGCTATTCTTGTTCCGGATCGTCCTAGTCTAGGGCTGGTGTTGCGTAATTTGATCTCTTCGGGAATCCATGTAGGCCAAGGTGATCATCTAGTGAGTGAGGCGCTGTACATTCAGGACCCGGATAATAACGGGATTGAGATTTATCGTGACCGTCCAAGGGATTCGTGGAGACACGACGCTGAAGGGCATGTTGTCATGAGTACGGATCCGGTCGATGTGGATGGACTGCTGGCGGCTTCCGAAGATCTCACGTGGAGTGGATTGCCTGAGGGAACCGTGATTGGGCATGTCCATTTTCACGTAGGAGATCTGGGCAAAGCCAAGGGTTTCTACGTTGATTTGCTCGGCTTTGAGTTGACTGCTTATTATGGAGATGCGGCAATGTTCATTTCGGCTGGAGGATATCATCACCATATCGGTCTCAATATTTGGGCCGGCCAAGGCGCTCCGGCAGCTCCAGAAGATGCGGCAGGTATCGATTATTTCACCTTGCTGCTGCCCAGTGAAGAGGAACGTGCAGTTGTAGTGGAGCGAGTCCGCAAGGCGGGATACACAGTGGATGAAGTGGATGGCGCGCCCGCACTCAGAGATCCGTGGAACATTGGAATTAAATTAGTAGTTAAGCACTCGCTATAA
- a CDS encoding NAD(P)-dependent oxidoreductase, with protein sequence MKIAVIGASGKAGSRIVQEALDRGHEVTSIVRSSSKVTNPNANVLEKDVFALTSEDLKGFDVVVNAFAAPMGEEHLHVDAGNILIEALRNLPGTRLIVVGGAGSLYVDEAKTLKVIDTPGFPDFVKPTASNQAKNLEILQGTDVLSWTFVSPSATFALGERTGSYIKGKDHLLVNSKGESYVSYEDYAVAIVDEMEKPEHIRERFTVASES encoded by the coding sequence ATGAAAATTGCAGTAATTGGTGCCAGTGGGAAAGCGGGAAGTCGGATTGTACAGGAAGCGTTGGATAGAGGTCATGAGGTAACATCCATTGTACGGAGTTCATCCAAGGTGACTAACCCAAACGCTAATGTGCTTGAGAAAGATGTGTTTGCTTTAACGTCTGAAGATTTGAAGGGCTTTGACGTTGTAGTAAATGCTTTTGCCGCTCCGATGGGGGAGGAACATCTGCATGTAGATGCCGGAAATATCCTTATTGAAGCGCTAAGAAATCTACCCGGCACTAGACTGATTGTAGTCGGCGGAGCCGGAAGCTTATATGTGGATGAAGCGAAGACGCTGAAAGTAATCGATACACCCGGATTTCCTGACTTCGTGAAACCAACGGCTTCCAATCAGGCTAAAAACCTGGAAATTCTTCAGGGGACGGACGTTCTCTCTTGGACATTCGTTAGTCCATCCGCCACGTTTGCACTTGGTGAAAGAACAGGGTCTTATATCAAAGGCAAAGATCACTTGCTTGTGAACTCCAAAGGCGAGAGCTATGTCAGCTACGAAGATTACGCGGTTGCCATTGTGGATGAAATGGAGAAGCCGGAGCATATCCGCGAGCGGTTTACAGTAGCTTCTGAATCCTGA
- a CDS encoding MBL fold metallo-hydrolase, giving the protein MHIAKGIEMLEITVQVMGGSDTLYPTLLWDEKSAVLVDTGYPGLLGKFKEAFIEANVPWSKLRTIIITHQDLDHIGSLPSILTEGASGLTVLSHEIEQPYIEGDKMLLKHTPEALAAAEAMIPPHVPDEWRRAFLSVLANPPKGRVDNTIGNRDFLPYAGGITIIHTPGHSPGHLSLYHHESQTLIAGDALTVLDGELYGPDPRATPDLEEALISLTHFSEYEIKTVICYHGGLYQGDLQKRIAELTSKGKTEG; this is encoded by the coding sequence ATGCATATTGCCAAAGGAATAGAAATGCTGGAAATAACGGTACAGGTCATGGGTGGAAGTGACACCCTATATCCTACCCTGCTCTGGGATGAGAAATCAGCGGTGTTGGTGGATACCGGCTACCCCGGTCTGCTGGGAAAATTCAAGGAGGCTTTTATAGAGGCTAATGTACCTTGGTCTAAGCTGCGCACTATTATCATCACCCATCAGGATTTGGACCATATCGGAAGCCTGCCCTCTATCCTGACAGAAGGGGCTTCGGGACTTACGGTTCTGTCACATGAAATCGAGCAGCCTTATATTGAGGGTGACAAAATGCTGCTAAAGCATACACCGGAGGCTCTCGCTGCAGCTGAAGCTATGATTCCACCGCATGTACCCGACGAGTGGCGGCGGGCGTTTCTATCCGTACTCGCAAACCCGCCCAAAGGAAGAGTGGATAACACCATTGGGAACAGGGACTTTCTTCCCTATGCAGGTGGAATAACAATTATTCATACACCTGGCCATAGCCCGGGCCATCTTAGCCTGTACCATCATGAGAGTCAGACACTTATAGCCGGCGATGCACTAACTGTCCTGGACGGTGAGCTGTATGGACCCGATCCAAGAGCAACCCCCGATCTGGAAGAAGCCCTTATTTCGTTGACCCATTTCAGCGAATATGAGATTAAGACAGTCATTTGCTATCACGGCGGCCTGTACCAAGGAGATCTACAGAAACGAATTGCCGAACTGACCTCAAAGGGGAAAACAGAAGGTTAA
- a CDS encoding GNAT family N-acetyltransferase encodes MSDITVTALSFAEIREEHLPEVLDIYNYYVLNTTVSFHTEPLSLTEMRQAMLNGDPRFKSFAILRGGDMQGYVLITRHKNKQAYDTSGEISVYLKPDCTGRGVGESALHFIEKKAAELEFHVLVATVCSENERSRQLFLRNGYEQSAYFKEIGSKFGRRLDIASYQKIIGNTSYIT; translated from the coding sequence ATGAGCGATATAACCGTAACAGCACTTTCATTTGCCGAAATTAGAGAAGAGCATCTGCCGGAAGTGCTGGATATTTATAACTATTATGTGTTGAACACTACGGTTTCTTTTCACACGGAGCCCCTTAGCTTAACTGAAATGCGGCAAGCTATGCTGAATGGAGATCCAAGGTTCAAATCGTTCGCGATCCTGAGAGGCGGTGACATGCAGGGTTATGTGCTTATTACACGCCACAAGAACAAACAAGCCTACGATACTTCCGGTGAAATCAGTGTATATTTGAAACCAGACTGTACGGGTAGAGGGGTAGGAGAGAGTGCTCTGCATTTTATTGAAAAGAAGGCTGCCGAACTTGAATTTCATGTCCTGGTGGCTACCGTATGCTCGGAAAATGAACGAAGCCGTCAGCTGTTTCTGAGAAATGGGTATGAACAAAGTGCCTATTTCAAGGAAATCGGCAGCAAGTTTGGCAGAAGACTGGACATCGCCAGTTACCAAAAAATCATCGGAAACACGAGTTACATAACATAA
- a CDS encoding DegV family protein, which produces MKPIAWVTDSTSTLDPEFAKNNHVYIVPLRLIVNDESYKENIEITPEQFYDKMREQEKVSSSQPPIGEFIELYEKLKGEYEEIIAVHCSSELSGTFSTSLQAAEIAETSIVGIDSKVGAYPIREMIMRGIQWHNMGFSVNEIKEKIENIIQNMSFYLIPSSLAHLHRGGRLSGSQLVLGQLLRINLLLRFDEGKVIVDEKIRTFKKTKQRLLEILKKDLGFIKDVCIMHANNMEEALKLEEEIKDMAPTLRTEIMTFVPVAGIHAGEGTLALSWIKNNNINSILA; this is translated from the coding sequence ATGAAACCTATCGCTTGGGTAACGGATAGCACCAGTACACTTGATCCCGAATTTGCCAAGAATAACCACGTGTACATTGTGCCTTTGCGTCTAATTGTTAACGATGAGAGCTACAAAGAAAATATAGAAATTACACCCGAGCAGTTCTATGATAAAATGCGTGAGCAGGAAAAGGTGAGCAGCTCTCAGCCGCCAATCGGTGAGTTCATCGAATTGTACGAGAAGTTAAAGGGAGAGTACGAGGAAATTATCGCCGTGCACTGCTCGTCAGAGCTTAGCGGTACATTTAGTACCTCATTACAGGCTGCTGAGATCGCCGAAACTTCAATTGTGGGAATTGATTCCAAGGTTGGAGCTTATCCTATCCGGGAAATGATTATGCGGGGAATTCAGTGGCATAACATGGGCTTTTCCGTGAATGAAATCAAAGAGAAGATTGAGAATATTATTCAAAATATGTCCTTTTATCTAATCCCTTCCAGCCTGGCACATCTTCACCGCGGTGGACGACTATCCGGCTCCCAACTAGTATTGGGCCAATTGCTGCGCATTAATCTGCTGCTGCGTTTTGACGAAGGCAAGGTTATTGTGGATGAGAAAATTCGGACGTTCAAGAAGACCAAGCAAAGACTGCTGGAGATTCTGAAAAAGGATCTGGGATTCATTAAAGATGTGTGCATTATGCATGCTAACAATATGGAAGAAGCCTTGAAGCTGGAAGAAGAAATCAAGGATATGGCTCCCACCTTGCGGACAGAGATTATGACCTTTGTTCCTGTCGCAGGTATCCATGCGGGAGAAGGTACGTTAGCCTTATCTTGGATTAAGAATAACAACATCAACAGTATATTGGCTTAA
- a CDS encoding threonine/serine exporter family protein: MILQLITSFIAAATFCILFNAPKRALLQCGIAGMVGWMVYLQLDREWEAVIATFGATVVVGVISQIFARSFKMPVIIFSVGGIIPLVPGGLAYDAMRKFVENDNTQAVQIATQALLLSGAIATGLVLSEVLGQMFSRRNK; encoded by the coding sequence ATGATTTTGCAACTTATAACCAGTTTTATCGCCGCTGCTACGTTCTGCATTCTGTTCAATGCTCCCAAGCGCGCGCTGCTGCAATGCGGAATTGCCGGTATGGTGGGATGGATGGTTTATCTACAACTGGATCGGGAGTGGGAAGCCGTCATCGCCACTTTCGGCGCTACGGTCGTTGTGGGTGTCATCAGCCAAATTTTTGCCCGTTCCTTCAAAATGCCCGTCATCATTTTTAGTGTTGGCGGCATTATACCGCTAGTACCGGGCGGCCTGGCTTACGACGCTATGCGGAAATTCGTGGAGAACGATAATACCCAAGCTGTACAAATTGCCACGCAGGCTTTATTACTCTCCGGAGCTATCGCTACAGGTCTTGTTCTGAGTGAAGTGCTCGGACAAATGTTTAGCCGGAGAAATAAATAG
- a CDS encoding threonine/serine exporter family protein, whose translation MDSTGHSNNTSIHEIIDLCLLAGKIMLQSGAETYRVEDTMTRMAASLGFPGAHSYVTPTVIMFTTSRIEPVKLFRIAERTTDLQKVSEVNDISRRLSERQITAAEARERLGEVDDAAHAYPIWLQIAAAALTGACFTVMFKGSLWDALPALFISGLGYGAVIYLHRIVQVRFFAEFSAAFIVGLLAFYSVQVGLGQEMDKIIIGSVMPLVPGLLITNAVRDLMAGHLVSGLSKGADAFLTAFAIGTGIGLVLSLF comes from the coding sequence TTGGATAGCACCGGTCACAGCAACAATACTTCTATACATGAGATTATCGACCTATGCCTCCTGGCCGGTAAAATCATGCTGCAAAGCGGAGCGGAGACTTATCGTGTAGAAGATACGATGACACGTATGGCAGCCTCTCTCGGATTCCCGGGTGCGCATAGTTACGTTACGCCAACCGTCATCATGTTTACTACCAGCAGGATCGAGCCAGTGAAGCTGTTCCGAATTGCAGAGCGTACAACGGATTTGCAAAAGGTATCTGAGGTCAATGACATCTCACGCCGACTCAGCGAACGCCAAATTACGGCAGCGGAAGCCCGTGAGCGCCTTGGCGAGGTAGATGACGCTGCCCACGCCTATCCTATTTGGCTGCAAATTGCCGCTGCTGCACTGACGGGTGCCTGCTTCACTGTGATGTTCAAAGGAAGCTTGTGGGATGCTCTTCCGGCATTGTTTATATCAGGATTAGGATATGGTGCGGTAATTTATTTGCATCGGATTGTACAAGTGAGATTCTTTGCAGAATTCTCCGCCGCTTTCATAGTAGGCCTTCTCGCCTTTTATTCTGTCCAGGTTGGCCTAGGACAGGAAATGGATAAAATTATTATCGGTTCTGTCATGCCGTTAGTTCCAGGGCTGCTCATCACAAATGCGGTTCGTGATTTAATGGCCGGCCATTTAGTCTCAGGTCTATCCAAAGGAGCCGATGCTTTTTTGACGGCGTTTGCGATCGGAACCGGAATTGGTCTGGTACTCTCACTTTTTTAA